In the Sarcophilus harrisii chromosome 3, mSarHar1.11, whole genome shotgun sequence genome, one interval contains:
- the ETHE1 gene encoding persulfide dioxygenase ETHE1, mitochondrial yields the protein MGPGRLLRVCRLLRAPGLRRGPAPRALSSRGDGLLLRQLFEANSCTYTYLLGDRSSGEAVLIDPVLETAARDARLVRELGLHLRYAVNTHCHADHITGTGLLRSMMPGCKSVISRLSGAKADLFLEDGDILPFGRFALEARASPGHTDGCLTFVLSDHSIAFTGDALLIRGCGRTDFQQGCAKTLYHSVHEKIFTLPGDCLVYPAHDYQGHTVSTVEEERTLNPRLTLSCEDFVRVMNNLNLPKPKQIDVAVPANMRCGVQEVPS from the exons ATGGGGCCGGGGCGGCTGCTGCGCGTGTGCCGGCTGCTGCGGGCTCCGGGGCTGCGCCGGGGGCCGGCCCCCAGGGCGCTCAGCTCGCGGGGGGACGGCCTCCTGCTGCGCCAG CTCTTCGAAGCCAACAGTTGCACGTACACGTATCTGCTGGGGGACCGGAGCTCCGGGGAGGCCGTGCTGATCGACCCCGTGCTGGAGACGGCCGCCAGGGATGCTCGGCTGGTCCGCGAGCTCGGCCTGCACCTGCGCTACGCAG tCAACACGCACTGCCATGCGGACCACATCACGGGCACCGGGCTCCTCCGGTCCATGATGCCGGGCTGCAAATCGGTTATCTCCCGCCTCAGCGGGGCCAAAGCCGACCTGTTCCTGGAGGACGGCGACATCCTCCCCTTTGGGCGATTT GCCCTGGAGGCCCGGGCCAGCCCGGGCCACACGGATGGCTGCCTGACTTTTGTGCTGAGTGACCACAGCATAGCCTTCACGGGGGACGCCCTGCTTATCCGAGGATGCGGCCGCACCGACTTCCAGCAAG GCTGTGCTAAGACCTTGTACCATTCAGTTCACGAGAAGATCTTCACCCTTCCTGGGGACTGCCTGGTTTACCCAGCTCATGACTACCAAG GGCACACAGTGTCTACGGTGGAGGAGGAGCGGACCCTCAACCCTCGCCTGACGCTCAGCTGCGAGGACTTCGTCAGGGTCATGAACAACCTCAATCTGCCCAAGCCCAAGCAGATCG ATGTCGCTGTCCCTGCCAACATGCGCTGTGGCGTTCAGGAGGTCCCCAGCTGA
- the ZNF575 gene encoding zinc finger protein 575, protein MLERGEQGPGGRGRSPSAKESVTNGGASGKASKPKRSPAAVAEHPGPSRARRPPPLQRPHRCPDCDKAFSYPSKLATHRLAHGGARPHPCPDCDKAFSYPSKLAAHRLTHSGARPFPCPDCPKAFGHRSKLAAHRWTHSPARPYPCPDCPKSFCYPSKLAAHRHTHAGGTRPYPCPQCPKSFCYPSKLAAHQRRHTPTAPGAPIPAVPTPATPADPQHCCPSCGQTFGQRRLLALHQRSHRGEGKAGKGGKGERA, encoded by the exons ATGCTGGAGCGAGGGGAGCAAGGGCCTGGGGGCAGAGGCAGGAGCCCTTCTGCAAAGGAATCAGTGACCAACGGAGGGG CCTCCGGCAAGGCCTCCAAGCCAAAGCGGAGCCCGGCAGCTGTGGCCGAGCACCCCGGTCCGTCCAGGGCCCGCCGCCCACCACCCCTCCAGCGCCCGCACCGCTGCCCGGACTGCGACAAGGCCTTCTCCTACCCTTCCAAGCTGGCCACCCACCGCTTGGCTCACGGCGGCGCCCGCCCCCACCCCTGCCCTGACTGCGACAAGGCCTTCTCCTACCCCTCCAAGCTGGCCGCCCACCGCCTCACCCACAGTGGTGCCCGCCCCTTCCCCTGTCCGGACTGCCCCAAGGCTTTTGGTCACCGATCCAAGCTGGCCGCCCACCGTTGGACCCACTCGCCGGCCCGCCCCTACCCCTGCCCAGACTGCCCCAAGTCTTTTTGCTACCCCTCCAAGCTGGCCGCCCACCGACACACCCACGCTGGCGGCACTCGGCCCTACCCCTGCCCACAGTGCCCCAAGTCCTTCTGCTACCCCTCCAAGCTGGCAGCCCACCAGCGGCGCCACACCCCCACTGCCCCCGGAGCCCCTATCCCGGCTGTCCCCACGCCCGCCACCCCAGCAGACCCTCAGCACTGCTGCCCGAGCTGTGGCCAAACCTTTGGCCAGCGCCGCCTCCTGGCCCTTCACCAGCGGAGCCACCGTGGAGAAGGGAAggctgggaagggagggaagggggagcgGGCCTGA
- the XRCC1 gene encoding DNA repair protein XRCC1 isoform X2: MPEIRLRHVVSCSSQDPTHCAENLLKADTYRKWRSAKAGEKQISVILQLEKEEQIHSIDIGNEGSAFVEVLAGSSAGGAGEHDYEVLLVTSSFMSPSESRSGTNSNRVRLFAADKLVRATAEKRWDRIKIVCSQPYSKDSAYGLSFIRLHSPPEKEEPEPSPCPVTKLGAFRVKEDDGTGSSLRPGSLFFSRASKASPAPPREQPGPSYAAATLQASEGVTPQTPPSSSPQPPSASKAPSKPQESPKGKRKLDLSQDEPGNRAQARPAHPKPPAPKKPKGPTAGPALAQRPPQAEKKGPKAGAGPVELGRILEGVVVVLSGFQNPFRSELRDKALELGAKYRPDWTSDSTHLICAFANTPKYSAVLSRGGRIVRKEWVLDCHRMRRKLPCRRYLMAGPDSSSDEETPSTPATKHPKANHQAPPAGPKSGSRTPSPEEAGPAHRGPQGAPDPEEESAGAQDHRTEDSGDTEDELRRVVKPRDQKQPPDPGENGEDPYAGSTDENTEDESPEPLDQPIPELPDFFQGKHFFFYGEFPGEERRQLVRYVTAFNGEIEDYMNDQVQFVITAQEWDPSFEEALLDNPSLAFVRPRWIYSCNEQQRLLPYQLYGVVPQA; the protein is encoded by the exons ATGCCTGAGATCCGCCTCCGCCACGTAGTGTCGTGCAGCAGCCAGGATCCG ACCCACTGCGCAGAAAACCTCCTGAAGGCCGACACCTACCGGAAATGGCGCTCCGCCAAGGCTGGGGAGAAGCAGATCTCCGTCATCCTGCAG ttggAGAAGGAGGAGCAGATCCACAGCATAGACATCGGCAATGAGGGCTCTGCCTTCGTGGAGGTGCTGGCGGGCAGCTCTGCGGGGGGTGCCGGGGAGCATGACTACGAG gtcctcctggtgACCTCGTCCTTCATGTCCCCGTCCGAGAGCCGGAGCGGGACTAACTCCAACAGGGTCCGCCTGTTTGCCGCCGACAAGCTGGTCCGGGCCACGGCTGAAAAGCGCTGGGACCGCATCAAGATCGTGTGCAGCCAGCCCTACAGCAAG GACTCCGCCTATGGCCTGAGCTTTATAAGGCTGCACAGCCCCCCGGAGAAGGAGGAGCCCGAGCCCAGCCCCTGCCCC GTGACCAAGTTGGGAGCGTTCCGAGTGAAGGAGGACGACGGCACCGGCAGCTCCCTGAGACCCGGCTCCCTCTTCTTCAGCCGGGCCAGCAAGGCTTCCCCAG CCCCCCCCCGGGAGCAGCCGGGCCCCAGCTATGCAGCCGCCACCCTGCAGGCCTCCGAGGGCGTGACCCCCCAGACTCCTCCCTCATCATCCCCCCAGCCCCCCTCCGCAAGCAAAGCTCCCAGCAAG CCCCAAGAGTCTCCCAAGGGAAAGAGGAAATTGGACTTAAGCCAGGATGAACCAGGAAACAGAGCCCAGGCCCGTCCGGCCCACCCCAAGCCACCAGCCCCCAAGAAGCCCAAAG GGCCTACTGCGGGCCCTGCCCTGGCCCAGCGGCCTCCCCAAGCTGAAAAGAAAGGGCCGAAGGCCGGGGCCGGGCCCGTGGAGCTGGGGAGGATCCTGGAGGGCGTCGTGGTGGTCCTGAGCGGCTTCCAGAACCCCTTCCGCTCGGAGCTTCGGGACAAGGCCCTGGAGCTTGGCGCCAAGTACCGGCCAGACTGGACCTCGGACAGCACCCACCTCAT CTGTGCCTTTGCCAACACACCCAAGTACAGCGCGGTCTTGAGCCGGGGCGGGCGCATCGTGCGCAAGGAGTGGGTGCTGGACTGCCACCGCATGCGGCGGAAGCTGCCCTGTCGGCG CTACCTCATGGCAGGCCCGGACTCCAGCAGTGACGAGGAGACGCCGTCCACTCCCGCCACCAAG CACCCCAAGGCTAACCACCAGGCTCCCCCAGCGGGGCCCAAGTCAGGCTCCAGGACGCCGTCCCCCGAGGAGGCCGGTCCGGCCCACAGAGGGCCCCAGGGTGCCCCAGACCCAGAGGAGGAGTCAGCAG GTGCTCAGGACCACAGAACCGAAGACTCAGGGGACACGGAGGACGAGCTGAGGAG GGTGGTCAAGCCTAGGGACCAGAAGCAGCCCCCAGACCCAGGAGAGAACGGAGAGGACCCCTATGCCGGCTCCACGGACGAGAACACTGAGGATGAAAGCCCCGAGCCCCTGGACCAGCCCATCCCCGAGCTGCCAG atTTTTTCCAGGGCAAACACTTCTTTTTCTATGGAGAGTTTCCTGGTGAGGAGCGACGGCAGCTTGTCCGCTATGTTACTGCGTTCAACGG GGAGATAGAAGATTACATGAATGATCAGGTCCAGTTTGTGATCACGGCCCAAGAGTGGGACCCCAGCTTTGAGGAG GCCCTTCTGGACAACCCGTCATTGGCCTTTGTGCGTCCCCGGTGGATTTACAGCTGCAACGAGCAGCAGAGATTGCTGCCCTATCAGCTCTACGGGGTGGTCCCCCAGGCCTGA
- the PINLYP gene encoding phospholipase A2 inhibitor and Ly6/PLAUR domain-containing protein encodes MMMTRRPQLGLLTLTLLCTLFSLAQSLSCEVCKDSGPSCAGKLKLCEPEKDACVTVVGLSTTGNRVSVDTSKSCMKYKDCYSGFISTTLGHGDHMVSNSFCCQEDGCNKGRIPTPEDNSTLNGLRCPSCKAAFQETCSGDQAVQCVGHETQCIYFSGIVQTGIINTRFATRGCATSSACHIQVGARVPSVTYTYELRRADCVPAPRPPGRAERRSAGWVP; translated from the exons ATGATGATGACCAGGAGACCCCAGCTGGGCCTGCTGACCCTCACCCTGCTCTGTACCCTCTTCTCGCTTG CTCAGTCTCTGTCCTGTGAGGTGTGCAAGGACTCGGGACCCTCCTGCGCGGGCAAGCTGAAGCTCTGCGAGCCGGAGAAGGACGCCTGCGTGACTGTCGTGGGGCTGTCCACCACag GGAACAGAGTGTCGGTGGACACCTCCAAAAGCTGCATGAAGTACAAGGACTGTTACTCGGGCTTCATCTCCACCACGCTGGGCCACGGGGACCACATGGTGTCCAACTCGTTTTGCTGCCAGGAGGACGGCTGCAACAAGGGCCGGATCCCGA cCCCGGAGGACAACAGCACGCTGAACGGGCTCCGCTGCCCCTCCTGCAAGGCCGCCTTCCAGGAAACCTGCTCCGGGGACCAGGCGGTGCAGTGCGTGGGCCACGAGACCCAGTGCATCTACTTCTCGGGCATCGTGCAGACAG GCATCATCAACACCAGATTTGCCACCCGCGGATGCGCCACCAGCAGCGCCTGCCACATCCAGGTGGGCGCCCGCGTGCCCTCGGTGACTTACACCTACGAGCTTCGCAGGGCCGACTGCGTCCCTGCCCCCAGGCCCCCTGGCCGGGCGGAGAGAAGGTCCGCTGGCTGGGTCCCCTGA
- the XRCC1 gene encoding DNA repair protein XRCC1 isoform X1, with product MPEIRLRHVVSCSSQDPTHCAENLLKADTYRKWRSAKAGEKQISVILQLEKEEQIHSIDIGNEGSAFVEVLAGSSAGGAGEHDYEVLLVTSSFMSPSESRSGTNSNRVRLFAADKLVRATAEKRWDRIKIVCSQPYSKDSAYGLSFIRLHSPPEKEEPEPSPCPKVTKLGAFRVKEDDGTGSSLRPGSLFFSRASKASPAPPREQPGPSYAAATLQASEGVTPQTPPSSSPQPPSASKAPSKPQESPKGKRKLDLSQDEPGNRAQARPAHPKPPAPKKPKGPTAGPALAQRPPQAEKKGPKAGAGPVELGRILEGVVVVLSGFQNPFRSELRDKALELGAKYRPDWTSDSTHLICAFANTPKYSAVLSRGGRIVRKEWVLDCHRMRRKLPCRRYLMAGPDSSSDEETPSTPATKHPKANHQAPPAGPKSGSRTPSPEEAGPAHRGPQGAPDPEEESAGAQDHRTEDSGDTEDELRRVVKPRDQKQPPDPGENGEDPYAGSTDENTEDESPEPLDQPIPELPDFFQGKHFFFYGEFPGEERRQLVRYVTAFNGEIEDYMNDQVQFVITAQEWDPSFEEALLDNPSLAFVRPRWIYSCNEQQRLLPYQLYGVVPQA from the exons ATGCCTGAGATCCGCCTCCGCCACGTAGTGTCGTGCAGCAGCCAGGATCCG ACCCACTGCGCAGAAAACCTCCTGAAGGCCGACACCTACCGGAAATGGCGCTCCGCCAAGGCTGGGGAGAAGCAGATCTCCGTCATCCTGCAG ttggAGAAGGAGGAGCAGATCCACAGCATAGACATCGGCAATGAGGGCTCTGCCTTCGTGGAGGTGCTGGCGGGCAGCTCTGCGGGGGGTGCCGGGGAGCATGACTACGAG gtcctcctggtgACCTCGTCCTTCATGTCCCCGTCCGAGAGCCGGAGCGGGACTAACTCCAACAGGGTCCGCCTGTTTGCCGCCGACAAGCTGGTCCGGGCCACGGCTGAAAAGCGCTGGGACCGCATCAAGATCGTGTGCAGCCAGCCCTACAGCAAG GACTCCGCCTATGGCCTGAGCTTTATAAGGCTGCACAGCCCCCCGGAGAAGGAGGAGCCCGAGCCCAGCCCCTGCCCC AAGGTGACCAAGTTGGGAGCGTTCCGAGTGAAGGAGGACGACGGCACCGGCAGCTCCCTGAGACCCGGCTCCCTCTTCTTCAGCCGGGCCAGCAAGGCTTCCCCAG CCCCCCCCCGGGAGCAGCCGGGCCCCAGCTATGCAGCCGCCACCCTGCAGGCCTCCGAGGGCGTGACCCCCCAGACTCCTCCCTCATCATCCCCCCAGCCCCCCTCCGCAAGCAAAGCTCCCAGCAAG CCCCAAGAGTCTCCCAAGGGAAAGAGGAAATTGGACTTAAGCCAGGATGAACCAGGAAACAGAGCCCAGGCCCGTCCGGCCCACCCCAAGCCACCAGCCCCCAAGAAGCCCAAAG GGCCTACTGCGGGCCCTGCCCTGGCCCAGCGGCCTCCCCAAGCTGAAAAGAAAGGGCCGAAGGCCGGGGCCGGGCCCGTGGAGCTGGGGAGGATCCTGGAGGGCGTCGTGGTGGTCCTGAGCGGCTTCCAGAACCCCTTCCGCTCGGAGCTTCGGGACAAGGCCCTGGAGCTTGGCGCCAAGTACCGGCCAGACTGGACCTCGGACAGCACCCACCTCAT CTGTGCCTTTGCCAACACACCCAAGTACAGCGCGGTCTTGAGCCGGGGCGGGCGCATCGTGCGCAAGGAGTGGGTGCTGGACTGCCACCGCATGCGGCGGAAGCTGCCCTGTCGGCG CTACCTCATGGCAGGCCCGGACTCCAGCAGTGACGAGGAGACGCCGTCCACTCCCGCCACCAAG CACCCCAAGGCTAACCACCAGGCTCCCCCAGCGGGGCCCAAGTCAGGCTCCAGGACGCCGTCCCCCGAGGAGGCCGGTCCGGCCCACAGAGGGCCCCAGGGTGCCCCAGACCCAGAGGAGGAGTCAGCAG GTGCTCAGGACCACAGAACCGAAGACTCAGGGGACACGGAGGACGAGCTGAGGAG GGTGGTCAAGCCTAGGGACCAGAAGCAGCCCCCAGACCCAGGAGAGAACGGAGAGGACCCCTATGCCGGCTCCACGGACGAGAACACTGAGGATGAAAGCCCCGAGCCCCTGGACCAGCCCATCCCCGAGCTGCCAG atTTTTTCCAGGGCAAACACTTCTTTTTCTATGGAGAGTTTCCTGGTGAGGAGCGACGGCAGCTTGTCCGCTATGTTACTGCGTTCAACGG GGAGATAGAAGATTACATGAATGATCAGGTCCAGTTTGTGATCACGGCCCAAGAGTGGGACCCCAGCTTTGAGGAG GCCCTTCTGGACAACCCGTCATTGGCCTTTGTGCGTCCCCGGTGGATTTACAGCTGCAACGAGCAGCAGAGATTGCTGCCCTATCAGCTCTACGGGGTGGTCCCCCAGGCCTGA